In a genomic window of Curtobacterium sp. MCBD17_035:
- the polA gene encoding DNA polymerase I: MSDAEKPTLLVIDGHSLAFRAFYALPVDSFVNREGQHTNAIHGFISMLLMLLQRERPTHIAVAFDISRFSFRTREYEDYKGTRSETPEEFKGQIPLLQEALHAMGITTVTKEDYEADDILATLSLQGAQQGYRVYVVSGDRDAIQLVDDDVTLLYPSVRGVSELTRYDRDKVYERYGIEPHQYPDIAALVGETSDNLVGIDKVGEKTAVKWITQYGSLDGVLEHADEIKGVVGANLREQKDRAVRNRRLNRLVRDVELPVGPADVVIRPVDEAVVRELFDRLQFRTLLDRVFKVAGTGDGGDAATEGGVDDGAPTPPAARTLIDEELGHWLRTKTEHDADNGFGVSVETVDGRLSAIGIATHDDAVLVPGGSGARDYEQLQTWLAGDAPKHLHDAKAAVQALATAGFTLGGLAGDPRVTGWLANPARQGQSLEDLVYGELRETMPTADPNQLVPESEPASAATRAWYTLRVETALRARIDPGSLRVLDDIELPLVSVLADMESRGVAMDHAVLADLSGELGERASELAQQAFAEIGHEVNLGSPKQLQEVLFTELAMPKTRKTKTGFSTDAASLADLQEQHPHPFLGLLLQHRDATKLRQIVDTLDAAVVDGRVHTTYEQTGTSTGRISSTDPNLQNIPVKTAVGRRIRSAFTVAAPYTTLLTADYSQIEMRIMAHLSGDPGLIQAFKEGEDLHRFVGARVFGVEPADVSPEMRTKVKAMSYGLAYGLSAFGLSKQLRIDQKEARGLMAEYFARFGAVRDYLRNVVEQAREDGYTETIFGRRRPFGDLKSPNRVLRENAERAALNAPIQGSAADIMKIAMLGVAADLDAGGHDSHLLLQVHDELILEVAPGEQDAVEEIVRRRMGGAADLSVPLDVQVGTGPNWEAAAH; this comes from the coding sequence GTGTCGGACGCGGAAAAGCCTACCCTCCTGGTCATCGACGGACACTCTCTGGCGTTCCGGGCGTTCTACGCGTTGCCGGTCGACAGCTTCGTGAACCGCGAAGGCCAGCACACGAACGCGATCCACGGCTTCATCTCGATGCTGCTCATGCTCTTGCAGCGCGAACGACCGACCCACATCGCCGTGGCGTTCGACATCTCGCGGTTCTCGTTCCGCACCCGTGAGTACGAGGACTACAAGGGCACCCGCTCCGAGACCCCCGAGGAGTTCAAGGGGCAGATCCCGCTCCTGCAAGAGGCCCTGCATGCCATGGGCATCACCACGGTCACGAAAGAGGACTACGAGGCCGACGACATCCTCGCCACGCTGTCGCTGCAGGGCGCGCAGCAGGGGTACCGCGTGTACGTCGTCTCGGGTGACCGCGACGCCATCCAGCTCGTCGACGACGACGTGACGCTGCTCTACCCGTCGGTGCGGGGCGTGTCCGAACTGACCCGCTACGACCGCGACAAGGTGTACGAGCGGTACGGCATCGAACCGCACCAGTACCCGGACATCGCGGCGCTCGTGGGCGAGACCAGCGACAACCTCGTCGGGATCGACAAGGTGGGCGAGAAGACCGCCGTCAAGTGGATCACCCAGTACGGCTCGCTCGACGGTGTCCTCGAGCACGCCGACGAGATCAAGGGCGTCGTGGGCGCCAACCTCCGCGAACAGAAGGACCGCGCGGTGCGGAACCGCCGCCTGAACCGTCTCGTGCGCGACGTCGAGCTGCCGGTGGGGCCGGCCGACGTCGTCATCCGTCCGGTCGACGAGGCCGTGGTGCGTGAGCTGTTCGACCGCCTGCAGTTCCGCACGCTCCTCGACCGCGTGTTCAAGGTCGCCGGGACCGGTGACGGCGGCGACGCTGCGACCGAGGGCGGGGTGGACGACGGTGCTCCGACGCCGCCGGCCGCGCGGACCCTGATCGACGAGGAGCTGGGACACTGGCTCCGCACCAAGACCGAGCACGACGCGGACAACGGCTTCGGGGTGTCGGTCGAGACCGTCGACGGGCGTCTCAGCGCGATCGGCATCGCGACGCACGACGACGCCGTGCTCGTGCCCGGGGGCAGTGGAGCGCGTGACTACGAGCAGTTGCAGACCTGGCTCGCCGGGGACGCGCCGAAGCACCTGCACGACGCGAAGGCGGCGGTCCAGGCGCTCGCGACGGCGGGGTTCACGCTCGGCGGCCTCGCGGGCGACCCCCGCGTGACGGGGTGGCTCGCGAACCCGGCCCGGCAGGGGCAGTCGCTCGAGGACCTCGTCTACGGCGAGCTCCGCGAGACCATGCCCACGGCCGACCCGAACCAGCTCGTCCCCGAGTCGGAGCCGGCGAGCGCGGCGACACGAGCCTGGTACACCCTCCGGGTCGAGACCGCGCTCCGCGCCCGGATCGACCCCGGGTCGTTGCGCGTGCTCGACGACATCGAGCTCCCGCTCGTGTCCGTCCTCGCCGACATGGAGTCCCGGGGCGTCGCGATGGACCACGCGGTCCTCGCCGACCTGTCCGGCGAACTCGGGGAGCGCGCCTCGGAGCTCGCACAGCAGGCGTTCGCGGAGATCGGGCACGAGGTCAACCTCGGGTCGCCGAAGCAGCTCCAAGAGGTCCTGTTCACCGAGCTCGCGATGCCGAAGACCCGCAAGACCAAGACGGGCTTCTCGACCGACGCCGCGTCGCTCGCGGACCTCCAGGAGCAGCACCCGCACCCGTTCCTCGGCCTGCTGCTGCAGCACCGCGACGCGACCAAGCTGCGGCAGATCGTCGACACCCTCGACGCCGCCGTGGTCGACGGTCGCGTGCACACGACCTACGAACAGACCGGGACGAGCACCGGACGCATCTCGTCGACCGACCCGAACCTCCAGAACATCCCCGTCAAGACCGCGGTCGGCCGTCGGATCCGGTCCGCGTTCACGGTGGCCGCTCCGTACACGACCCTGCTCACCGCCGACTACTCCCAGATCGAGATGCGCATCATGGCGCACCTGTCGGGGGACCCGGGCCTCATCCAGGCGTTCAAGGAGGGCGAGGACCTGCACCGGTTCGTCGGTGCCCGCGTGTTCGGGGTCGAGCCCGCCGACGTCTCCCCGGAGATGCGCACGAAGGTCAAGGCGATGTCGTACGGACTCGCCTACGGACTGAGCGCGTTCGGCCTGTCGAAGCAGCTCCGGATCGACCAGAAAGAGGCACGCGGCCTCATGGCCGAGTACTTCGCGCGCTTCGGAGCGGTGCGCGACTACCTCCGCAACGTCGTGGAACAGGCGCGCGAGGACGGCTACACCGAGACCATCTTCGGTCGCCGGCGTCCGTTCGGCGACCTCAAGAGCCCGAACCGTGTGCTCCGGGAGAACGCCGAGCGGGCCGCGCTCAATGCGCCGATCCAGGGTTCGGCCGCGGACATCATGAAGATCGCGATGCTCGGCGTCGCGGCGGACCTCGACGCGGGTGGCCACGACTCGCACCTGTTGCTGCAGGTGCACGACGAACTCATCCTCGAGGTCGCTCCGGGCGAACAGGACGCGGTCGAGGAGATCGTGCGTCGGCGCATGGGCGGTGCCGCGGACCTGAGCGTGCCCCTCGACGTCCAGGTCGGCACGGGGCCGAACTGGGAGGCAGCGGCGCACTGA
- the rpsA gene encoding 30S ribosomal protein S1, with translation MTTTTTKAPKQVAINDIGSADDFLAEVEKTLKFFNDGDLISGTVVKIDRDEVLLDVGYKTEGVIPSRELSIKHDVDPNEVVEVGDDVEALVLQKEDKEGRLILSKKRAQYERAWGDVEKIKESDGVVTGTVIEVVKGGLIVDIGLRGFLPASLIELRRVRDLTPYLGQEIEAKILELDKNRNNVVLSRRALLEQTQSESRTTFLNNLHKGQVRKGIVSSIVNFGAFVDLGGVDGLVHVSELSWKHIEHASEVVEVGQEVTVEILEVDLDRERVSLSLKATQEDPWQVFARTHAIGQVAPGKVTKLVPFGAFVRVADGIEGLVHISELSNKHVELAEQVVSVGDEVFVKIIDIDLDRRRISLSLKQANEGVDPEGDEFDPALYGMPTEYDEQGNYKYPEGFDPETNEWREGFETQRDAWEKEYAAAQARWEAHKKQVAASIAEESTPFDAPAASAGSSFSSETAGQGTLADDASLAALRERLSSNS, from the coding sequence ATGACAACCACCACGACCAAGGCTCCTAAGCAGGTCGCCATCAACGACATCGGTTCGGCTGATGACTTCCTGGCCGAGGTCGAGAAGACCCTGAAGTTCTTCAACGACGGCGACCTGATCTCCGGGACCGTCGTGAAGATCGACCGCGACGAGGTCCTCCTCGACGTCGGTTACAAGACGGAGGGTGTGATCCCCTCCCGCGAGCTCTCGATCAAGCACGACGTCGACCCCAACGAGGTCGTCGAGGTCGGCGACGACGTCGAGGCCCTCGTCCTCCAGAAGGAGGACAAGGAAGGCCGTCTCATCCTGTCGAAGAAGCGCGCGCAGTACGAGCGTGCGTGGGGCGACGTCGAGAAGATCAAGGAGTCCGACGGCGTGGTGACCGGCACGGTCATCGAGGTCGTCAAGGGCGGTCTCATCGTCGACATCGGCCTCCGTGGCTTCCTCCCGGCCTCGCTCATCGAGCTCCGTCGCGTCCGTGACCTCACGCCGTACCTCGGCCAGGAGATCGAAGCGAAGATCCTCGAACTCGACAAGAACCGCAACAACGTGGTCCTGTCGCGCCGCGCCCTGCTCGAGCAGACGCAGTCCGAGTCGCGCACGACGTTCCTCAACAACCTCCACAAGGGCCAGGTCCGCAAGGGCATCGTCTCGTCGATCGTCAACTTCGGTGCGTTCGTCGACCTCGGCGGCGTCGACGGTCTCGTCCACGTGTCCGAGCTCTCCTGGAAGCACATCGAGCACGCCAGCGAGGTCGTCGAGGTGGGCCAGGAGGTCACCGTCGAGATCCTCGAGGTCGACCTCGACCGCGAGCGCGTGTCGCTCTCGCTCAAGGCGACGCAGGAGGACCCGTGGCAGGTCTTCGCCCGCACCCACGCGATCGGTCAGGTCGCGCCGGGCAAGGTCACGAAGCTCGTGCCGTTCGGTGCGTTCGTCCGTGTGGCCGACGGCATCGAGGGCCTCGTGCACATCTCGGAGCTGTCGAACAAGCACGTCGAGCTCGCGGAGCAGGTCGTGTCCGTCGGTGACGAGGTCTTCGTCAAGATCATCGACATCGACCTCGACCGTCGCCGCATCTCGCTCAGCCTCAAGCAGGCGAACGAGGGCGTCGACCCCGAGGGCGACGAGTTCGACCCGGCGCTCTACGGCATGCCGACCGAGTACGACGAGCAGGGCAACTACAAGTACCCCGAGGGCTTCGACCCGGAGACCAACGAGTGGCGCGAGGGCTTCGAGACCCAGCGCGACGCGTGGGAGAAGGAGTACGCGGCTGCCCAGGCTCGCTGGGAAGCGCACAAGAAGCAGGTCGCCGCGTCGATCGCCGAGGAGTCCACGCCCTTCGACGCGCCCGCCGCGTCCGCTGGGTCGTCGTTCTCGAGCGAGACGGCTGGTCAGGGCACCCTGGCCGACGACGCCTCGCTCGCGGCGCTGCGCGAGCGGCTCAGCTCGAACAGCTGA
- a CDS encoding response regulator has protein sequence MSDTEATPTAPRRVVVAEDESLIRLDIVEILRDNGFDVVGEAGDGETAVALATDLRPDLVIMDVKMPQLDGISAAERLSKNHIAPVVLLTAFSQKELVERATEAGALAYVVKPFTPNDLLPAIEIALSRHQQIITLEAEVADLVERFETRKLVDRAKGLLNEKMGLTEPEAFRWIQKASMDRRLTMHDVAKAIIEQLSVKK, from the coding sequence GTGAGTGACACAGAAGCAACCCCCACCGCACCCCGTCGCGTCGTCGTCGCGGAGGACGAGTCGCTCATCCGCCTCGACATCGTCGAGATCCTCCGGGACAACGGCTTCGACGTGGTCGGCGAGGCCGGCGATGGCGAGACCGCTGTCGCGCTCGCCACGGACCTGCGGCCCGACCTCGTGATCATGGACGTCAAGATGCCGCAGCTCGACGGGATCTCCGCGGCCGAGCGGCTGTCGAAGAACCACATCGCGCCGGTCGTGCTGCTGACGGCCTTCAGTCAGAAGGAGCTCGTCGAGCGTGCGACCGAGGCCGGTGCCCTCGCATACGTCGTGAAGCCGTTCACGCCGAACGACCTGCTGCCCGCGATCGAGATCGCGCTCTCTCGGCACCAGCAGATCATCACACTCGAGGCCGAGGTCGCCGACCTCGTCGAGCGGTTCGAGACCCGCAAGCTCGTCGACCGCGCGAAGGGGCTCCTCAACGAGAAGATGGGCCTGACGGAGCCCGAGGCCTTCCGGTGGATCCAGAAGGCCTCGATGGACCGGCGGCTCACCATGCACGACGTCGCCAAGGCGATCATCGAGCAGCTCAGCGTCAAGAAGTAG
- the pyk gene encoding pyruvate kinase, with the protein MRRAKIVSTLGPATSDYETVKDIIQAGVDVARLNLSHGDYSVHEANYENVRRAADDLGKPVAVLVDLQGPKIRLARFADGPHELAAGDVFTITTEDVPGSKDVCGTTFKGLPQDVKPGDPLLIDDGRVRLRVLDSDGVRVRTEVVVPGTVSNNKGINLPGVAVNVPALSEKDEADLRWAIRQGADLIALSFVRNAADVERAHEIMDEEGKRLPVIAKVEKPQAVDALEEIIDAFDAIMVARGDLGVELPLEAVPIVQKRAVELSRRMAKPVIVATQMLESMISSPIPTRAETSDVANAVLDGADAVMLSGETSVGEYPVETVRTMARIVESTEDHGLERIAPLGTKPRTLGGAITLAAVEIAEFTEASYLCVFTESGDSARRMSRLRHGLPIIAFTPNEATRRRMALTWGVRSFLVERMTHTDELFPQVDDLLIGHGLAKPGDRVVVTAGSPPGLPGSTNDLRVHRVGDAHAEAAPAYVRN; encoded by the coding sequence TTGAGACGCGCAAAGATCGTTTCGACGCTCGGACCGGCGACCTCGGACTACGAGACCGTCAAGGACATCATCCAGGCGGGCGTCGACGTGGCCCGGCTGAACCTCAGCCACGGTGACTACAGCGTGCACGAGGCGAACTACGAGAACGTCCGACGTGCGGCGGACGACCTCGGCAAGCCCGTCGCGGTCCTCGTCGACCTGCAGGGCCCGAAGATCCGCCTCGCGCGGTTCGCGGACGGCCCCCACGAGCTCGCGGCCGGCGACGTCTTCACGATCACCACCGAGGACGTCCCCGGCTCGAAGGACGTGTGCGGGACGACGTTCAAGGGGCTCCCACAGGACGTCAAGCCCGGCGACCCGCTCCTCATCGACGACGGCCGTGTCCGCCTCCGGGTGCTCGACTCGGACGGCGTCCGCGTGCGCACCGAGGTCGTCGTGCCCGGGACGGTGTCGAACAACAAGGGCATCAACCTCCCCGGCGTCGCCGTGAACGTCCCCGCGTTGAGCGAGAAGGACGAGGCAGACCTCCGCTGGGCGATCCGGCAGGGCGCCGACCTCATCGCGCTCTCGTTCGTCCGCAACGCCGCCGACGTCGAGCGCGCCCACGAGATCATGGACGAGGAGGGCAAGCGGCTCCCGGTCATCGCGAAGGTCGAGAAGCCGCAGGCCGTGGACGCGCTCGAGGAGATCATCGACGCCTTCGACGCGATCATGGTCGCGCGCGGGGACCTCGGTGTCGAGCTGCCGCTCGAGGCCGTGCCGATCGTGCAGAAGCGCGCCGTCGAGCTGTCCCGCCGCATGGCGAAGCCCGTCATCGTCGCCACGCAGATGCTCGAGTCGATGATCTCGAGCCCCATCCCGACGCGCGCCGAGACCTCGGACGTCGCGAACGCGGTCCTCGACGGCGCGGACGCGGTCATGCTCTCGGGCGAGACGAGCGTCGGCGAGTACCCGGTGGAGACGGTCCGCACCATGGCCCGCATCGTCGAGTCGACCGAGGACCACGGCCTCGAGCGGATCGCGCCGCTCGGCACGAAGCCCCGCACCCTCGGCGGTGCGATCACCCTCGCCGCCGTCGAGATCGCGGAGTTCACCGAGGCGTCGTACCTCTGCGTCTTCACGGAGTCCGGCGACTCGGCTCGCCGCATGTCCCGGCTCCGCCACGGTCTGCCGATCATCGCCTTCACCCCGAACGAGGCGACGCGACGCCGCATGGCGCTGACGTGGGGCGTCCGCTCGTTCCTGGTCGAGCGCATGACGCACACCGACGAGCTCTTCCCGCAGGTCGACGACCTCCTCATCGGGCACGGCCTCGCCAAGCCCGGCGACCGCGTCGTCGTCACGGCCGGTTCGCCTCCCGGGCTGCCGGGGTCGACGAACGACCTCCGCGTGCACCGCGTCGGCGACGCCCACGCGGAGGCTGCTCCGGCCTACGTCCGCAACTGA
- a CDS encoding hotdog fold thioesterase translates to MGMQILELSAERAVGTIPVEGNRQPVGLLHGGAFVVLAESLGSMAATVHAGPGRIAVGIELNASHSRSATTGVVTGTCTAIHLGRTLCTHEIVLTDDEGRRCSTVRITNLLRDA, encoded by the coding sequence ATGGGCATGCAGATCCTCGAGCTGAGCGCCGAGCGCGCCGTCGGCACGATCCCGGTCGAGGGCAACCGTCAGCCGGTCGGGCTGCTGCACGGCGGGGCGTTCGTGGTCCTCGCCGAGAGCCTGGGTTCGATGGCGGCGACCGTCCACGCCGGCCCCGGGCGCATCGCGGTCGGCATCGAGCTGAACGCGTCACACAGCCGGAGCGCCACGACAGGCGTCGTCACGGGTACGTGCACCGCGATCCACCTCGGCCGCACCCTGTGCACGCACGAGATCGTGCTCACCGACGACGAGGGGCGACGCTGCTCGACGGTCCGCATCACCAACCTGCTCCGCGACGCCTGA
- a CDS encoding VIT1/CCC1 family protein: protein MVSTSTDGRARRPPTELRRWRRYLADERAEASVYRNLAARRSGEERDILLALAEAEGRHEQHWLELLGDDVGRPLRGDLRTRILAGLAKRFGSVFVLALMQRTEDRSPYGADVDASAAMAADERIHGEVVRGLANRGRLRLSGTFRAAVFGANDGLVSNLALIIGIGASGADQHVVSLSGVAGLLAGALSMGAGEYVSVRSQRELLDASAPHPEAGQAVVDLDVDQNELALVYRARGMDEAAAAQHAHEVLTGLRQTSETGAVGTLEHEAVGSGLSAAFSSFVFFASGAVVPVLPYLFGLGEWSAVAVAAVLVGIALLVSGAVVGVLSGASPARRALRQLAIGYGAAAVTYLLGLLFGTAGI, encoded by the coding sequence GTGGTCTCGACGTCGACCGACGGTCGCGCGCGACGTCCGCCGACCGAGCTCCGGCGCTGGCGCCGGTACCTCGCCGACGAACGCGCCGAGGCGTCGGTCTACCGGAACCTGGCCGCGCGGCGGTCCGGTGAGGAGCGGGACATCCTGCTCGCCCTCGCCGAGGCCGAGGGGCGCCACGAGCAGCACTGGCTCGAGCTGCTCGGCGACGACGTGGGGCGTCCCCTCCGTGGCGATCTGCGGACCCGGATCCTCGCGGGCCTCGCGAAGCGCTTCGGTTCGGTGTTCGTGCTCGCGCTGATGCAGCGCACCGAGGACCGGTCTCCGTACGGGGCGGACGTCGACGCCTCGGCGGCGATGGCGGCGGACGAGCGCATCCACGGCGAGGTCGTGCGCGGTCTGGCGAACCGGGGGCGACTCCGTCTGTCCGGCACCTTCCGGGCCGCGGTGTTCGGCGCGAACGACGGCCTGGTGTCGAACCTGGCGCTCATCATCGGCATCGGCGCGTCCGGCGCCGACCAGCACGTCGTGTCGTTGAGCGGCGTGGCGGGGCTGCTCGCCGGTGCACTCTCCATGGGGGCGGGGGAGTACGTGTCCGTGCGGTCGCAGCGCGAGCTGCTCGACGCCTCCGCTCCGCATCCCGAGGCCGGCCAGGCCGTGGTCGACCTCGACGTCGACCAGAACGAACTCGCGCTCGTCTACCGAGCGCGCGGGATGGACGAGGCCGCGGCGGCGCAGCACGCCCACGAGGTGCTCACCGGACTCCGGCAGACGTCGGAGACGGGGGCCGTCGGCACGCTGGAGCACGAGGCGGTCGGGAGCGGGCTGAGCGCCGCGTTCTCGAGTTTCGTGTTCTTCGCGTCGGGGGCCGTGGTCCCCGTCCTCCCGTACCTGTTCGGACTCGGGGAGTGGTCCGCCGTCGCGGTCGCCGCGGTGCTGGTCGGCATCGCGCTGCTCGTGTCCGGGGCGGTCGTCGGTGTGCTCTCCGGTGCGTCCCCCGCACGGCGGGCCCTGCGGCAGCTCGCGATCGGGTACGGTGCGGCAGCGGTGACCTACCTGCTCGGGTTGCTGTTCGGGACCGCCGGCATCTGA
- a CDS encoding DUF885 domain-containing protein, with protein MSSERPVRKPSAVDRVAEDWVTTLVDLDPTIGTYIGVGGRQGEYGDTSPAGADALADAARAARRSLDAAEPVDAIDRVTKTDLGAELDLVVESYDRRLHLRDLNVIASPAQHLRDVLDLMPTATANDWSDIANRLSALPDALEGYRETLLQGTREGVTPAKRQVAAVAQQALRNARDGGFFDELAAGAALDDGGALPESVRADLSRGAAVAAAAYRSLGRFLEHELMPLATPVDAVGREDYELHSRRFLGAVVDLDETYAWGLEELARMRSEQERIADRIESGASVARAIAVLDEDPARKLHGTDALRAWMQETSDASVEALAGTYFDIPDPIRRLECRIAPTHDGGIYYSGPSDDFSRPGRMWWSVPDGVTEFATWREKTTVFHEGVPGHHLQISQAVYNRGELNTWRRQLAGPSGHVEGWALYAERLMEQLGHLDDDGDRLGMLDGQRMRAARVVLDIGVHLQKTNPDGGGWTHEYALDFMRQNVNMDDAFVRFEVDRYFGWPGQAPSYKVGQRVWESIRDEAAARAGADFDLRAFHRDALALGGVGLDTLRSALLPERE; from the coding sequence ATGAGCTCCGAGCGTCCTGTCCGCAAGCCGTCCGCCGTCGACCGTGTCGCGGAGGACTGGGTGACGACACTCGTCGACCTCGACCCGACGATCGGGACCTACATCGGTGTGGGCGGTCGGCAGGGTGAGTACGGTGACACGTCGCCCGCGGGAGCGGACGCCCTCGCGGACGCCGCACGCGCGGCCCGCCGGAGCCTCGACGCCGCGGAGCCCGTCGACGCGATCGACCGCGTGACGAAGACGGACCTCGGCGCGGAACTCGACCTGGTCGTCGAGTCGTACGACCGGCGACTCCACCTCCGGGACCTCAACGTCATCGCGAGCCCGGCGCAGCACCTGCGGGACGTCCTCGACCTCATGCCGACGGCGACGGCGAACGACTGGTCGGACATCGCGAACCGGCTGTCCGCGCTGCCCGACGCGCTCGAGGGGTACCGCGAGACCCTGCTGCAGGGGACGCGCGAGGGCGTGACCCCCGCGAAGCGACAGGTCGCCGCCGTGGCGCAGCAGGCCCTCCGGAACGCCCGCGACGGCGGGTTCTTCGACGAGCTGGCCGCCGGCGCCGCCCTCGACGACGGTGGTGCGCTGCCGGAGTCGGTCCGTGCCGATCTCAGCCGTGGCGCCGCCGTCGCGGCTGCCGCGTACCGATCGCTCGGTCGGTTCCTCGAGCACGAGCTGATGCCGCTCGCCACCCCGGTGGACGCAGTCGGACGCGAGGACTACGAGCTGCACTCCCGTCGGTTCCTCGGCGCGGTCGTCGACCTGGACGAGACCTACGCGTGGGGGCTCGAGGAGCTCGCGCGGATGCGGTCCGAGCAGGAGCGCATCGCCGACCGCATCGAGTCCGGGGCCAGCGTCGCCCGGGCGATCGCGGTGCTCGACGAGGACCCGGCCCGGAAGCTCCACGGCACCGACGCACTCCGCGCCTGGATGCAGGAGACCTCGGACGCCTCGGTCGAGGCCCTGGCGGGGACGTACTTCGACATCCCGGACCCCATCCGTCGCCTCGAGTGCCGGATCGCCCCCACCCACGACGGCGGGATCTACTACTCGGGCCCGAGCGACGACTTCAGCCGGCCGGGCCGCATGTGGTGGTCCGTGCCCGACGGCGTGACCGAGTTCGCGACCTGGCGCGAGAAGACGACGGTGTTCCACGAAGGCGTCCCGGGCCACCACCTGCAGATCAGCCAGGCGGTCTACAACCGCGGCGAGCTCAACACGTGGCGGCGTCAGCTCGCCGGCCCCTCGGGGCACGTCGAGGGTTGGGCGCTCTACGCGGAACGGCTCATGGAGCAGCTCGGCCACCTCGACGACGACGGCGACCGCCTCGGCATGCTCGACGGCCAGCGGATGCGGGCGGCCCGCGTCGTCCTCGACATCGGGGTGCACCTGCAGAAGACGAACCCCGACGGCGGTGGTTGGACGCACGAGTACGCGCTCGACTTCATGCGACAGAACGTGAACATGGACGACGCGTTCGTCCGGTTCGAGGTCGACCGCTACTTCGGCTGGCCGGGACAGGCCCCGTCGTACAAGGTGGGTCAGCGTGTGTGGGAGTCCATCCGCGACGAGGCCGCGGCGCGTGCCGGTGCCGACTTCGACCTGCGGGCCTTCCACCGCGACGCCCTGGCCCTCGGCGGGGTCGGACTCGACACGCTCCGGTCGGCGCTGCTCCCCGAGCGGGAATGA
- a CDS encoding DUF308 domain-containing protein: protein MDTRAVRTFRVFVVTTAVVAIVLGGVGILWPRPTLVVLALLFGVDLVVAGVLRVGSAAIGRGTHRVWRWVSIVGGVFVAAAGLVCLLDPAAPLVVLATLGGIGFVVEGVAALVGAVVGHPGSSRGPSAVSGALSILAGVAVLVAPGLALAAFVVLAGIVLVVVGIAALLLVPPRAAIRG, encoded by the coding sequence GTGGACACACGTGCGGTCCGGACCTTCCGCGTGTTCGTGGTGACCACCGCGGTCGTCGCGATCGTGCTCGGCGGTGTCGGCATCCTGTGGCCACGCCCGACGCTCGTCGTGCTCGCACTCCTGTTCGGCGTCGATCTCGTCGTCGCCGGGGTCCTGCGGGTGGGCTCGGCGGCGATCGGCCGGGGCACGCACCGGGTCTGGCGCTGGGTGTCGATCGTCGGTGGCGTGTTCGTGGCAGCCGCGGGGCTCGTCTGCCTGCTCGACCCGGCGGCCCCGCTCGTCGTCCTGGCGACGCTCGGCGGGATCGGGTTCGTCGTCGAGGGCGTCGCGGCACTCGTCGGCGCGGTCGTCGGCCACCCGGGCTCGTCGCGCGGACCGAGTGCGGTGAGCGGTGCGCTGTCGATCCTCGCCGGTGTGGCGGTCCTGGTCGCACCCGGACTCGCGTTGGCGGCGTTCGTCGTCCTCGCCGGCATCGTCCTCGTCGTCGTCGGCATCGCGGCGCTGCTGCTCGTCCCGCCCCGCGCCGCCATCCGCGGATGA
- a CDS encoding VIT1/CCC1 transporter family protein has translation MSHATDLALPETSAVDDATSAGRLNWLRAGLLGANDGIVSVAAIVVGVAGAGASTGAIAAAGTAGLVGGAISMALGEYVSVSGQRDAQRTGLAARQAERAAEAEDAGAIAGHYAALGVDPDTAASIAAELVRPEVRRRRAAIALADEEADMVSPWRAAWVSAATFTVGALLPLFAILIPPAGARVPATIVAVLLALAVTGATGATLGGAARGRATVRVVVGGALALAATYAAGLLLGAHVGG, from the coding sequence ATGTCGCACGCAACGGACCTCGCCCTGCCGGAGACGAGCGCCGTCGACGACGCGACGAGCGCCGGTCGACTCAACTGGCTCCGGGCGGGCCTCCTCGGTGCGAACGACGGGATCGTGTCCGTCGCGGCGATCGTCGTCGGCGTGGCGGGTGCCGGCGCGTCGACCGGAGCGATCGCCGCCGCCGGCACGGCCGGACTCGTCGGAGGCGCCATCTCGATGGCCCTCGGCGAGTACGTCTCGGTCAGCGGCCAGCGGGACGCACAGCGCACCGGACTGGCCGCACGCCAAGCGGAGCGCGCGGCAGAGGCCGAGGACGCCGGCGCGATCGCCGGTCACTACGCCGCCCTCGGCGTCGACCCCGACACCGCAGCGTCGATCGCGGCCGAGCTCGTGCGTCCCGAGGTGCGACGTCGACGCGCCGCCATCGCCCTCGCGGACGAGGAAGCCGACATGGTCAGCCCGTGGCGCGCCGCGTGGGTCTCGGCGGCGACGTTCACGGTCGGCGCCCTGTTGCCCCTGTTCGCCATCCTGATCCCGCCAGCCGGTGCTCGGGTGCCCGCGACGATCGTCGCCGTGCTCCTCGCCCTCGCCGTGACCGGCGCGACCGGGGCGACCCTCGGCGGCGCGGCCCGCGGCCGCGCGACGGTGCGGGTGGTGGTCGGCGGGGCCCTCGCACTCGCGGCGACCTACGCCGCCGGACTGCTCCTCGGCGCGCACGTCGGCGGATGA